GCAGCGCGGCGGCCCCGCGGCGACGGGCGCGCGCCAGAAGAACCCGCCGTAGCCGGCGCCGGGGCGGCCGTTGACGGCGGGGCTGGCGATGCTCAGCTCCTCCGAGCCGGTGTTGCGCAGTCGCACGTCCACGTCCAGGGCCCAGGCGTCCGCGCCGATCGCCGAGACCGCGACGGTGCGCCGCTCGGTGATCGGCTCGGTGCCGTCGGGCCCGACCCAGGCGATCAGCTCGGTGTGCCCGGAGTCGCAGCGGTGCTCCCACGCGCGGTGCTCCTGGCGGCCGTGGTTGGGCAGCCAGGTCGGGCCCCGGTCCCGCACGAAGGTGCGCCCGCCCCAGAAGTTCGCCCCGGAGACGTCGGGCACCGCGACGCTCACCCCCAGGTGGTGGACGTGGTCGGCGGGCAGCGTCTCGGTGACCGGCGTCCCGGCGAACGTGCGCACCGGGTGCAGGTAGGGGCGCGGCGACAGGCCCGGATCGAGGTCGGCGCCGGCGTTGTGCGCTGCGACGGCGCGGTCGCGGCAGCGCAGCAGGGTCACGGCGGTCTCCTCGGCGGCGCGGGCGCCCGGGGTCGGTTCGGTCATCGTGTGGCTCCGGCCGTGCCCGCGGCGTCCGCTCGGCGGGGGGAGGCCCAGGGAGCGCCCAGCTCGGAGAAGAGCGCGGTGCCCCGCGCGCTGCGTTCGACCAGGTCGTCGATCCCGGTCACGACGCGGTGCAGGCCGTCCTCGGCGGTGAAGACCTGCT
This sequence is a window from Spinactinospora alkalitolerans. Protein-coding genes within it:
- a CDS encoding DUF6807 domain-containing protein, producing the protein MTEPTPGARAAEETAVTLLRCRDRAVAAHNAGADLDPGLSPRPYLHPVRTFAGTPVTETLPADHVHHLGVSVAVPDVSGANFWGGRTFVRDRGPTWLPNHGRQEHRAWEHRCDSGHTELIAWVGPDGTEPITERRTVAVSAIGADAWALDVDVRLRNTGSEELSIASPAVNGRPGAGYGGFFWRAPVAAGPPRCFGPGAEGEEALHGSRSPWLALAGTSPEGAAWTLVFLAAGAVRDPWFVRAQEYPGVGAALAWDRPLVVPRGGEVRRRVVTLVADGHPGPGEVADLAAAARECAADPDGAA